DNA sequence from the Antedon mediterranea chromosome 7, ecAntMedi1.1, whole genome shotgun sequence genome:
GTCGACAACGAAGAAAACTTTAAAAGACATAGCGGAGGAATATTTAACTAATCTTGATTCAGATTATGTTGTTACCGACTTGAATTCCGTCACCGACGGAACGGATGCTACGGAAAGTTTTTTACAACTGACAACAGAACCACTGATGTCGAAAGTTGATGACGAACATCTGTACGACTCAATCTCAGGACATTACAAAAAGAAAGAAGTAAATGGATGTGGTAGGCCTACTCCTGAAAAACAAGATGCATACTATCTAGATATTATTGATGATTACAGCCAAACGGCATTACCGACATCTTCAAATTCGTACGATGAAATAAAATGCAAAACGTTGCCTCTTTCGGAGCGCACAGATCTATCGCGATCTGGCAACTCGTCCGCTAACAGGGAATTCTTGAATAGGTCTAAACAGATCATGATGACAGAGGTGGTGTCGAAATTGCCCGCTATACGGAACAGACGATTGGTAGCAATTTGTGTAGCATCAGTTCTTCTTCTATGTTCAATATGGCTAATAACGGTTGCAACAAAACCAAAAAGTGAGTATACAGAATTGATTACCGACAACgtcattatttttaaactgttgTTAAACTCGTTTAAAAGTATTCCTTTCTAGATCAATTAAGGCCCTACACTTTGAAGATCAAGATAAGTAGCTCTAGGCTCATTGCCACATGGCATGTTGCCACTCCGGGCCATAACCTAGTTTTACCTCGATTGGTCAAGCATATTACTCGTTGCATCACTAGTGCCGCTTAAGTAATTTTGTTAATACAGTATAAGAATTCTTTTTAAGTTACGGATTCAAATAGTTCAAATCTTAAGGAAAGGAACTTCGTTTCAAAATAATACCATCAACTTCTTGACGGCCTATACAAATACTATTCTAATgtcaaatattgttttatttaggtACAAATCGA
Encoded proteins:
- the LOC140054430 gene encoding uncharacterized protein, which produces MSVKPAEKKLPPRGLHYHVSNLNDIDPLGLDSSRCDVSQNNTVVDYMTTIERKHYENQNLCRKNGIRGHRTKGGGIEKKRLKRPAPPPPTQSTTKKTLKDIAEEYLTNLDSDYVVTDLNSVTDGTDATESFLQLTTEPLMSKVDDEHLYDSISGHYKKKEVNGCGRPTPEKQDAYYLDIIDDYSQTALPTSSNSYDEIKCKTLPLSERTDLSRSGNSSANREFLNRSKQIMMTEVVSKLPAIRNRRLVAICVASVLLLCSIWLITVATKPKSTNRVIFPTQTHQLVGGTVFDQVTIPEPTPSVKVIPQSDCIQDCREKARVVICASNRMTYETRCDFKVAKCKNPGLSVMYNGSCHRSASSDESEDD